The Corvus moneduloides isolate bCorMon1 chromosome 18, bCorMon1.pri, whole genome shotgun sequence genome window below encodes:
- the PHETA1 gene encoding sesquipedalian-1 — translation MKLNERSLAFYATCDSPADNAGFLYKRGERHTAYHRRWFVLKGNMLFYFEERDSREPVGVIVLEGCNVELCDSAEGFTFAIRFGGTKSRTYVLAAESQAAMESWVKSLSRASFDYMRLVVRELEKQLQEMRQGLAGGCGGSQEPPGPWKPKPSGLEQSRERLPALPAILPKENGCAVWNNVLGADQAPDTSGCGGHDEEENPRPPPLPSRRRVSNGEAASAGAAVAESPSTFCRLHEQYSREMARLRQDWQQRQRGPRP, via the coding sequence ATGAAGCTGAACGAGCGGAGCTTGGCCTTCTACGCCACCTGCGACTCCCCGGCCGACAACGCCGGCTTCCTCTACAAGCGTGGCGAGCGGCACACGGCCTATCACCGCCGCTGGTTCGTGCTCAAGGGCAACATGCTCTTCTACTTCGAGGAACGGGACAGCCGGGAGCCGGTGGGCGTCATCGTGCTGGAGGGCTGCAACGTGGAGCTCTGCGATTCAGCCGAGGGGTTCACCTTCGCCATCCGCTTCGGTGGCACCAAGTCCCGCACCTACGTGCTGGCAGCGGAGAGCCAGGCGGCCATGGAGTCATGGGTGAAGTCGCTGTCCCGAGCCAGCTTTGACTACATGCGGCTGGTGGTGCgggagctggagaagcagctgcaggaaatgCGCCAGGGTCTGGCTGGGGGATGTGGGGGCTCCCAGGAGCCTCCCGGCCCCTGGAAGCCGAAGCCGTCGGGGCTGGAGCAGTCCCGGGAGCGGCTGCCGGCTCTGCCTGCCATCCTGCCGAAGGAGAACGGCTGTGCGGTGTGGAACAACGTGCTGGGAGCGGACCAGGCACCCGACACCTCTGGCTGTGGTGGGCACGACGAGGAGGAGAacccgcggccgccgccgctgccgtCGCGCAGGCGGGTGTCGAACGGCGAGGCTGCGAGCGCCGGGGCGGCCGTGGCGGAGAGCCCGTCCACCTTCTGCCGGCTCCACGAGCAGTACAGCCGGGAGATGGCCCGGCTGCGGCAGGactggcagcagaggcagcgTGGCCCCCGGCCCTGA